A stretch of the Hippocampus zosterae strain Florida chromosome 18, ASM2543408v3, whole genome shotgun sequence genome encodes the following:
- the LOC127590815 gene encoding thymic stromal cotransporter homolog, which yields MATRSLRGSAFGVLRRVEPLVVLQQLGTSLFNTALLMVVKDRFTNATFPGTADTRFSGEDEQQRAMSDFYLVNNLIVQLTPIVPALLLAKAGDRGWRRAPVLVPLCGYLLSSVTLLQVVLLQLPIQVMFGSAALFGISGGFCAYWPGVMTLASLGSDAENRSKVMMRVELMYGAAGLLGSLLSGHVFLLYSSSVRHGTVLLCVCTLLHLLGLTHAAVLLQVKQVSSEPEECSPLLPDSSAGVPAETFKRKNMVNVVLLFSAAILYGSSVGGAMEILGVFVMKEPLNWNAAQVGYGNAAGFVIFLSSYLGAIAFRRCVCDVTLILFGMLSFACGIYFMSFVTASYMFYLARSLSLFALIPLPTIRSLLSQQVPTSLCGITLTALQLALRFGALVYIPAFTKLYQRTLGWFPGFVFTLSSILAVLGMIPISVVGCRRSQPRCPKEIGTTVETRHLEEN from the exons ATGGCGACGCGGAGCTTGCGTGGAAGCGCTTTCGGCGTGCTCCGCCGAGTTGAGCCGCTCGTGGTGCTCCAGCAGCTGGGCACGTCTTTGTTCAACACCGCTCTGCTTATGGTGGTCAAGGACCGGTTCACCAACGCCACCTTCCCGGGCACCGCTGACACTCGTTTCTCCGGGGAAGACGAGCAGCAGCGAGCCATGTCGGATTTCTATTTGGTCAACAACCTCATCGTCCAGCTGACGCCTATCGTGCCCGCTCTCCTCCTCGCCAAGGCGGGCGACCGAGGTTGGAGAAGGGCGCCCGTCTTGGTACCCCTGTGCGGGTACCTGCTGTCGAGCGTCACCCTCCTCCAGGTAGTTCTTTTACAGTTGCCCATCCAGGTGATGTTCGGGTCGGCGGCTCTCTTTGGGATATCCGGCGGCTTCTGCGCTTACTGGCCCGGCGTCATGACGTTGGCGTCGCTCGGCTCCGACGCGGAGAATCGCTCCAAG GTGATGATGAGAGTGGAGCTGATGTACGGAGCGGCGGGCCTCCTGGGCAGTCTGCTGTCAGGTCATGTGTTCCTACTGTATAGTTCTAGTGTCCGACATGGAACTGTCCTACTTTGCGTCTGCACGCTTCTCCACCTGCTCGGCCTCACTCACGCCGCCGTGCTGCTGCAG GTAAAGCAAGTATCAAGTGAGCCTGAGGAGTGCAGCCCCCTGCTCCCCGACTCCTCTGCTGGCGTTCCTGCAGAGACTTTCAAAAGGAAGAACATGGTAAACGTGGTTCTGCTCTTCTCCGCGGCCATCTTGTATGGCTCCTCGGTGGGCGGAGCCATGGAGATCCTGGGCGTCTTTGTGATGAAAGAGCCACTCAACTGGAACGCTGCCCAA GTGGGTTACGGCAACGCAGCGGGCTTTGTGATCTTCCTCAGCAGTTACCTAGGCGCCATTGCTTTTCGCCGCTGCGTGTGCGACGTCACGCTCATATTGTTCGGCATGCTTTCGTTCGCCTGCGGGATCTACTTCATGTCTTTCGTCACCGCATCTTACATGTTCTACCTCG CTCGCTCGCTCAGCCTCTTTGCCCTCATCCCGCTACCTACGATCAGATCACTTCTCTCCCAGCAGGTTCCAACATCCCTGTGTG GCATCACTTTGACAGCTCTGCAGCTGGCGTTGAGGTTCGGAGCTCTGGTGTACATTCCTGCCTTCACTAAACTCTACCAGAGAACACTGGGCTGGTTCCCAGGTTTCGTCTTCACCCTTTCCAGCATACTGGCAGTTCTGGGAATGATTCCCATCAG TGTCGTGGGATGCAGACGGTCTCAGCCAAGATGTCCCAAAGAGATAGGCACGACGGTCGAGACACGCCATTTGGAGGAGAACTGA